A single genomic interval of Symphalangus syndactylus isolate Jambi chromosome 18, NHGRI_mSymSyn1-v2.1_pri, whole genome shotgun sequence harbors:
- the RNF215 gene encoding RING finger protein 215 isoform X3, whose product MGPAARPALRSPPPPPPPPPSPLLLLLPLLPLWLGLAGPGAAADGSEPAAGAGRGGARAVRVDVRLPRQDALVLEGVRIGSEADPAPLLGGRLLLMDIVDAEQEAPVEGWIAVAYVGKEQAAQFHQENKGSGPQAYPKALVQQMRRALFLGASALLLLILNHNVVRELDISQLLLRPVIVLHYSSNVTKLLDALLQRTQATAEITNGESLSANIEWKLTLWTTCGLSKDGYGGWQDLVCLGGSRAQEQKPLQQLWNAILLVAMLLCTGLVVQAQRQASRQSQRELGGQVDLFKRRVLRRLASLKTRRCRLSRAAQGLPDPGAETCAVCLDYFCNKQASAPVAPGAAL is encoded by the exons ATGGGCCCCGCCGCTCGCCCCGCGCTGAGatcgccgccgccgcctccgccgccgcccccgtcgccgctgctgctgctgctgcccctgCTGCCGCTGTGGCTGGGCCTGGCGGGGCCCGGGGCCGCGGCGGACGGCAGCGAGCCGGCagccggggcggggcggggcggagccCGCGCCGTGCGGGTGGACGTGAGACTGCCGCGCCAGGACGCTCTGGTCCTGGAGGGCGTCAGGATCGGCTCCGAAGCCGACCCGGCGCCCCTGCTGGGCGGTCGTCTGCTGCTG ATGGACATCGTGGATGCCGAACAGGAGGCGCCGGTGgaaggctggattgcagtggcatacGTGGGCAAGGAGCAGGCGGCCCAGTTCCACCAGGAGAATAAGGGCAGTGGCCCGCAGGCCTATCCCAAGGCCCTGGTCCAGCAG ATGCGGCGGGCCCTCTTCCTGGGAGCCTCTGCCCTGCTTCTCCTCATCCTGAATCACAACGTGGTCCGAGAG CTGGACATATCCCAGCTTCTGCTCAGGCCAGTGATCGTCCTCCATTATTCCTCCAATGTCACCAAGCTGTTGGATGCACTGCTGCA GAGGACCCAGGCCACGGCTGAAATCACCAACGGAGAGTCCCTCTCTGCCAATATCGAGTGGAAGCTGACCTTGTGGACCACCTGTGGCCTCTCCAAGGATGGCTATGGAGGATGGCAGGACTTGGTCTGCCTGGGAGGCAGTCGTGCCCAGGAGCAG AAACCCCTGCAGCAGCTGTGGAACGCCATCCTGCTGGTGGCCATGCTCCTGTGCACAGGCCTCGTGGTCCAGGCCCAGCGGCAGGCGTCGCGGCAGAGCCAGCGGGAGCTCGGAGGCCAG GTGGACCTGTTTAAGCGCCGCGTGCTGCGGAGACTGGCATCCCTCAAGACACGGCGCTGCCGGCTGAGCAGGGCAGCGCAGGGCCTCCCAGATCCGGGTGCTGAGACCTGTGCCGTGTGCCTGGACTACTTCTGCAACAAGCAGGCTAGTGCCCCGG TGGCTCCGGGTGCTGCCCTGTAA
- the RNF215 gene encoding RING finger protein 215 isoform X1: MGPAARPALRSPPPPPPPPPSPLLLLLPLLPLWLGLAGPGAAADGSEPAAGAGRGGARAVRVDVRLPRQDALVLEGVRIGSEADPAPLLGGRLLLMDIVDAEQEAPVEGWIAVAYVGKEQAAQFHQENKGSGPQAYPKALVQQMRRALFLGASALLLLILNHNVVRELDISQLLLRPVIVLHYSSNVTKLLDALLQRTQATAEITNGESLSANIEWKLTLWTTCGLSKDGYGGWQDLVCLGGSRAQEQKPLQQLWNAILLVAMLLCTGLVVQAQRQASRQSQRELGGQVDLFKRRVLRRLASLKTRRCRLSRAAQGLPDPGAETCAVCLDYFCNKQWLRVLPCKHEFHRDCVDPWLMLQQTCPLCKFNVLGEHQGRGPSAYSACSSLDASPCSSSPPLQGTATPMISCPAGLYTWGWTLPACTPVLSLGSQDRTGQDGTAG, translated from the exons ATGGGCCCCGCCGCTCGCCCCGCGCTGAGatcgccgccgccgcctccgccgccgcccccgtcgccgctgctgctgctgctgcccctgCTGCCGCTGTGGCTGGGCCTGGCGGGGCCCGGGGCCGCGGCGGACGGCAGCGAGCCGGCagccggggcggggcggggcggagccCGCGCCGTGCGGGTGGACGTGAGACTGCCGCGCCAGGACGCTCTGGTCCTGGAGGGCGTCAGGATCGGCTCCGAAGCCGACCCGGCGCCCCTGCTGGGCGGTCGTCTGCTGCTG ATGGACATCGTGGATGCCGAACAGGAGGCGCCGGTGgaaggctggattgcagtggcatacGTGGGCAAGGAGCAGGCGGCCCAGTTCCACCAGGAGAATAAGGGCAGTGGCCCGCAGGCCTATCCCAAGGCCCTGGTCCAGCAG ATGCGGCGGGCCCTCTTCCTGGGAGCCTCTGCCCTGCTTCTCCTCATCCTGAATCACAACGTGGTCCGAGAG CTGGACATATCCCAGCTTCTGCTCAGGCCAGTGATCGTCCTCCATTATTCCTCCAATGTCACCAAGCTGTTGGATGCACTGCTGCA GAGGACCCAGGCCACGGCTGAAATCACCAACGGAGAGTCCCTCTCTGCCAATATCGAGTGGAAGCTGACCTTGTGGACCACCTGTGGCCTCTCCAAGGATGGCTATGGAGGATGGCAGGACTTGGTCTGCCTGGGAGGCAGTCGTGCCCAGGAGCAG AAACCCCTGCAGCAGCTGTGGAACGCCATCCTGCTGGTGGCCATGCTCCTGTGCACAGGCCTCGTGGTCCAGGCCCAGCGGCAGGCGTCGCGGCAGAGCCAGCGGGAGCTCGGAGGCCAG GTGGACCTGTTTAAGCGCCGCGTGCTGCGGAGACTGGCATCCCTCAAGACACGGCGCTGCCGGCTGAGCAGGGCAGCGCAGGGCCTCCCAGATCCGGGTGCTGAGACCTGTGCCGTGTGCCTGGACTACTTCTGCAACAAGCAG TGGCTCCGGGTGCTGCCCTGTAAGCACGAGTTTCACCGAGACTGTGTGGACCCCTGGCTGATGCTCCAGCAGACCTGCCCACTGTGCAAATTCAACGTCCTGGGTGAGCACCAGGGGCGGGGACCCTCGGCTTACTCCGCCTGCTCTTCACTTGATGCCTCTCCCTGTTCTTCTTCCCCTCCTCTGCAGGGAACCGCTACTCCGATGATTAGCTGCCCAGCTGGACTCTACACATGGGGATGGACCCTTCCTGCCTGCACCCCTGTCCTCAGCCTGGGCtcccaggacaggacaggacaggatggGACAGCAGGATAG
- the RNF215 gene encoding RING finger protein 215 isoform X2 — protein MGPAARPALRSPPPPPPPPPSPLLLLLPLLPLWLGLAGPGAAADGSEPAAGAGRGGARAVRVDVRLPRQDALVLEGVRIGSEADPAPLLGGRLLLMDIVDAEQEAPVEGWIAVAYVGKEQAAQFHQENKGSGPQAYPKALVQQMRRALFLGASALLLLILNHNVVRELDISQLLLRPVIVLHYSSNVTKLLDALLQRTQATAEITNGESLSANIEWKLTLWTTCGLSKDGYGGWQDLVCLGGSRAQEQKPLQQLWNAILLVAMLLCTGLVVQAQRQASRQSQRELGGQVDLFKRRVLRRLASLKTRRCRLSRAAQGLPDPGAETCAVCLDYFCNKQWLRVLPCKHEFHRDCVDPWLMLQQTCPLCKFNVLGNRYSDD, from the exons ATGGGCCCCGCCGCTCGCCCCGCGCTGAGatcgccgccgccgcctccgccgccgcccccgtcgccgctgctgctgctgctgcccctgCTGCCGCTGTGGCTGGGCCTGGCGGGGCCCGGGGCCGCGGCGGACGGCAGCGAGCCGGCagccggggcggggcggggcggagccCGCGCCGTGCGGGTGGACGTGAGACTGCCGCGCCAGGACGCTCTGGTCCTGGAGGGCGTCAGGATCGGCTCCGAAGCCGACCCGGCGCCCCTGCTGGGCGGTCGTCTGCTGCTG ATGGACATCGTGGATGCCGAACAGGAGGCGCCGGTGgaaggctggattgcagtggcatacGTGGGCAAGGAGCAGGCGGCCCAGTTCCACCAGGAGAATAAGGGCAGTGGCCCGCAGGCCTATCCCAAGGCCCTGGTCCAGCAG ATGCGGCGGGCCCTCTTCCTGGGAGCCTCTGCCCTGCTTCTCCTCATCCTGAATCACAACGTGGTCCGAGAG CTGGACATATCCCAGCTTCTGCTCAGGCCAGTGATCGTCCTCCATTATTCCTCCAATGTCACCAAGCTGTTGGATGCACTGCTGCA GAGGACCCAGGCCACGGCTGAAATCACCAACGGAGAGTCCCTCTCTGCCAATATCGAGTGGAAGCTGACCTTGTGGACCACCTGTGGCCTCTCCAAGGATGGCTATGGAGGATGGCAGGACTTGGTCTGCCTGGGAGGCAGTCGTGCCCAGGAGCAG AAACCCCTGCAGCAGCTGTGGAACGCCATCCTGCTGGTGGCCATGCTCCTGTGCACAGGCCTCGTGGTCCAGGCCCAGCGGCAGGCGTCGCGGCAGAGCCAGCGGGAGCTCGGAGGCCAG GTGGACCTGTTTAAGCGCCGCGTGCTGCGGAGACTGGCATCCCTCAAGACACGGCGCTGCCGGCTGAGCAGGGCAGCGCAGGGCCTCCCAGATCCGGGTGCTGAGACCTGTGCCGTGTGCCTGGACTACTTCTGCAACAAGCAG TGGCTCCGGGTGCTGCCCTGTAAGCACGAGTTTCACCGAGACTGTGTGGACCCCTGGCTGATGCTCCAGCAGACCTGCCCACTGTGCAAATTCAACGTCCTGG GGAACCGCTACTCCGATGATTAG
- the CCDC157 gene encoding coiled-coil domain-containing protein 157 isoform X2, with protein MAHLLGSQACMDSLRTDLTDLQGAIVDIFSRAGPVHFPSWKFPDRMACDLDMVALLEHYDHVPGDPEFTQLSHAVLLELVIDRLLLLLQSCMSYLEKLGSEQMMPPAQAGGPCMSVGLTVRRFWDSLLRLGMLHQQPLPQKGANQRETPTSKPTTKGEPARSPECLTAKFIKPSSPVLGLPQTCQEPESIPVRASLQFPATTSKNTKSVHSQTIETALVPCDACASVQGSLRMVGKAVISLCRSQNLPSSLGQFQQLVQDSMGLRPLPAATVGRWAAEQRKDLTCLSEHVEALRAQLEEAEGQKDGLRKQAGKLEQALKQEQGARRRQVEENEQCLSEWECDKQQLLTETSDLKTKMATLERELKQQQESTQAVEAKAQQLQEEGERRAAAERQVQQLEEQVQQLEAQVQLLVGRLEGAGQQICWASTELDKEKARVDSMVRHQESLQAKQRALLKQLDSLDQEREELRGSLDEAEAQRARVEEQLQSEREQGQCQLRAQQELLQSLQREKQGLEQATTDLRLTILELERELVELKERERLLVAFPDLHRPTETQIHGGTSSSVESQITCPTDSGNVTDHMERQVQANDIRIRVLQEENGRLQSMLSKIREVAQQGGLKLIPQDRLWSPSSNGTQGTTLPVQAQSTSPGPLGRQHLPSSRTDRTLLGQPSTSPPRRPCVSPPQQPCASPPRQPCSQPSKSLLEGVTHLDTCTQNPIKALVRLRKRLSPGRRQASSAHQPQERPM; from the exons ATGGCGCACCTGCTGGGCAGCCAGGCCTGCATGGACAGCCTGCGCACAGACCTCACCGACCTGCAGGGTGCCATCGTAGACATCTTCTCCCGCGCCGGGCCTGTGCACTTCCCCTCCTGGAAGTTCCCTGACCGCATGGCCTGTGACCTCGACATGGTGGCCCTGCTGGAGCACTATGACCATGTTCCGGGTGACCCCGAGTTCACGCAGCTGTCCCATGCTGTGCTGCTGGAGCTGGTCATTGACAG gctcctgctgctgcttcaAAGCTGCATGAGCTACTTGGAGAAACTTGGCTCAGAGCAGATGATGCCCCCTGCACAGGCTGGGGGGCCCTGCATGTCCGTGGGGCTCACGGTGCGGCGCTTCTGGGACAGcctgctgaggctgggcatgctCCACCAGCAGCCACTCCCCCAG AAAGGGGCAAACCAAAGGGAGACTCCCACCTCCAAGCCCACCACCAAGGGCGAGCCAGCCAGGAGCCCTGAATGTCTGACTGCCAAGTTCATCAAGCCCTCCTCCCCAGTGCTAGGCTTGCCCCAGACCTGCCAAGAGCCAGAGAGCATCCCTGTCAGAGCCTCCCTGCAGTTCCCAGCCACGACCTCCAAGAACACCAAGAGTGTCCACTCCCAGACCATTGAGACGGCCCTGGTGCCCTGTGACGCATGCGCCAGCGTCCAGGGAAGCCTGCGGATGGTGGGCAAGGCGGTCATCAGCCTGTGTCGGAGCCAGAACCTGCCCTCGTCCTTAGGCCAGTTCCAGCAACTGGTGCAGGACAGCATGGGGCTCAGGCCACTGCCGGCTGCCACTGTGGGCCGCTGGGCAGCAGAACAGAGGAAAGACCTGACATGCCTCAGTGAGCATGTGGAGGCCCTCAGGGCCCAGCTGGAGGAGGCCGAGGGGCAGAAGGATGGCCTGAGGAAGCAGGCGGGCAAGCTGGAGCAGGCGCTGAAACAGGAGCAGGGGGCACGGCGGCGACAGGTGGAGGAGAATGAGCAGTGCCTGTCTGAGTGGGAGTGCGACAAACAGCAGCTGCTCACAG AAACAAGTGACCTAAAGACAAAGATGGCCACCCTGGAGAGGGAACTGAAACAGCAGCAGGAGTCCACGCAGGCTGTGG AGGCAAAGGCCCAGCAGCTGCAGGAGGAAGGCGAGCGCAGGGCGGCAGCGGAGAGACAGGTGCAGCAGCTGGAGGAGCAGGTGCAGCAGTTGGAGGCGCAGGTGCAGCTGTTGGTGGGTCGGCTGGAGGGCGCTGGCCAGCAGATCTGCTGGGCCAGCACGGAGCTGGATAAGGAGAAGGCCCGTGTCGACAGCATGGTCCGCCACCAGGAG TCTCTGCAGGCCAAGCAGCGAGCCCTGCTAAAGCAGCTGGACAGCCTGGACCAGGAACGTGAGGAGCTGCGGGGCAGCCTGGATGAGGCTGAGGCCCAGCGGGCCCGCGTGGAGGAGCAGCTGCAGAGCGAGCGGGAGCAGGGGCAATGCCAGCTCAGGGCCCAGCAG GAGCTGCTGCAGAGCCTGCAGAGGGAGAAGCAAGGCCTGGAGCAGGCGACGACAGACCTGCGGCTAACCATCCTGGAGCTAGAACGGGAGCTGGTGGAGCTGAAGGAGCGGGAGCGGCTGCTGGTGGCCTTCCCAGACCTGCACAGGCCCACCGAGACCCAGATCCATG GAGGCACATCCAGCAGTGTGGAATCCCAGATAACATGTCCCACAGACTCTGGCAACGTCACAGATCACATGGAGAGGCAAGTGCAGGCCAACGACATCCGCATCCGGGTCCTACAGGAGGAGAATGGGCGGCTCCAATCAATGCTGTCCAAAATCCGGGAAGTGGCCCAGCAGGGTGGCCTCAAG ctgatCCCGCAGGACCGGCTCTGGTCCCCTTCCAGCAACGGAACCCAGGGAACAACACTGCCAGTCCAGGCCCAGAGCACATCCCCAGG GCCTCTGGGCAGACAGCACCTTCCTAGCAGCAGGACAGACAGGACCCTGCTGGGCCAGCCCTCCACATCCCCACCTCGGCGGCCCTGCGTATCCCCACCTCAGCAGCCCTGCGCATCCCCACCTCGGCAGCCCTGCAGCCAGCCCAGCAAGTCCTTGCTGGAGGGTGTGACCCACTTGGACACCTGTACCCAGAACCCCATCAAGGCCTTGGTCAGGCTGAGGAAGAGACTGTCACCTGGCCGGAGACAGGCCAGCTCTGCACACCAGCCCCAGGAGCGGCCCATGTAG
- the CCDC157 gene encoding coiled-coil domain-containing protein 157 isoform X1, producing MAHLLGSQACMDSLRTDLTDLQGAIVDIFSRAGPVHFPSWKFPDRMACDLDMVALLEHYDHVPGDPEFTQLSHAVLLELVIDRLLLLLQSCMSYLEKLGSEQMMPPAQAGGPCMSVGLTVRRFWDSLLRLGMLHQQPLPQKGANQRETPTSKPTTKGEPARSPECLTAKFIKPSSPVLGLPQTCQEPESIPVRASLQFPATTSKNTKSVHSQTIETALVPCDACASVQGSLRMVGKAVISLCRSQNLPSSLGQFQQLVQDSMGLRPLPAATVGRWAAEQRKDLTCLSEHVEALRAQLEEAEGQKDGLRKQAGKLEQALKQEQGARRRQVEENEQCLSEWECDKQQLLTETSDLKTKMATLERELKQQQESTQAVEAKAQQLQEEGERRAAAERQVQQLEEQVQQLEAQVQLLVGRLEGAGQQICWASTELDKEKARVDSMVRHQESLQAKQRALLKQLDSLDQEREELRGSLDEAEAQRARVEEQLQSEREQGQCQLRAQQELLQSLQREKQGLEQATTDLRLTILELERELVELKERERLLVAFPDLHRPTETQIHGPVPLGTGGTSSSVESQITCPTDSGNVTDHMERQVQANDIRIRVLQEENGRLQSMLSKIREVAQQGGLKLIPQDRLWSPSSNGTQGTTLPVQAQSTSPGPLGRQHLPSSRTDRTLLGQPSTSPPRRPCVSPPQQPCASPPRQPCSQPSKSLLEGVTHLDTCTQNPIKALVRLRKRLSPGRRQASSAHQPQERPM from the exons ATGGCGCACCTGCTGGGCAGCCAGGCCTGCATGGACAGCCTGCGCACAGACCTCACCGACCTGCAGGGTGCCATCGTAGACATCTTCTCCCGCGCCGGGCCTGTGCACTTCCCCTCCTGGAAGTTCCCTGACCGCATGGCCTGTGACCTCGACATGGTGGCCCTGCTGGAGCACTATGACCATGTTCCGGGTGACCCCGAGTTCACGCAGCTGTCCCATGCTGTGCTGCTGGAGCTGGTCATTGACAG gctcctgctgctgcttcaAAGCTGCATGAGCTACTTGGAGAAACTTGGCTCAGAGCAGATGATGCCCCCTGCACAGGCTGGGGGGCCCTGCATGTCCGTGGGGCTCACGGTGCGGCGCTTCTGGGACAGcctgctgaggctgggcatgctCCACCAGCAGCCACTCCCCCAG AAAGGGGCAAACCAAAGGGAGACTCCCACCTCCAAGCCCACCACCAAGGGCGAGCCAGCCAGGAGCCCTGAATGTCTGACTGCCAAGTTCATCAAGCCCTCCTCCCCAGTGCTAGGCTTGCCCCAGACCTGCCAAGAGCCAGAGAGCATCCCTGTCAGAGCCTCCCTGCAGTTCCCAGCCACGACCTCCAAGAACACCAAGAGTGTCCACTCCCAGACCATTGAGACGGCCCTGGTGCCCTGTGACGCATGCGCCAGCGTCCAGGGAAGCCTGCGGATGGTGGGCAAGGCGGTCATCAGCCTGTGTCGGAGCCAGAACCTGCCCTCGTCCTTAGGCCAGTTCCAGCAACTGGTGCAGGACAGCATGGGGCTCAGGCCACTGCCGGCTGCCACTGTGGGCCGCTGGGCAGCAGAACAGAGGAAAGACCTGACATGCCTCAGTGAGCATGTGGAGGCCCTCAGGGCCCAGCTGGAGGAGGCCGAGGGGCAGAAGGATGGCCTGAGGAAGCAGGCGGGCAAGCTGGAGCAGGCGCTGAAACAGGAGCAGGGGGCACGGCGGCGACAGGTGGAGGAGAATGAGCAGTGCCTGTCTGAGTGGGAGTGCGACAAACAGCAGCTGCTCACAG AAACAAGTGACCTAAAGACAAAGATGGCCACCCTGGAGAGGGAACTGAAACAGCAGCAGGAGTCCACGCAGGCTGTGG AGGCAAAGGCCCAGCAGCTGCAGGAGGAAGGCGAGCGCAGGGCGGCAGCGGAGAGACAGGTGCAGCAGCTGGAGGAGCAGGTGCAGCAGTTGGAGGCGCAGGTGCAGCTGTTGGTGGGTCGGCTGGAGGGCGCTGGCCAGCAGATCTGCTGGGCCAGCACGGAGCTGGATAAGGAGAAGGCCCGTGTCGACAGCATGGTCCGCCACCAGGAG TCTCTGCAGGCCAAGCAGCGAGCCCTGCTAAAGCAGCTGGACAGCCTGGACCAGGAACGTGAGGAGCTGCGGGGCAGCCTGGATGAGGCTGAGGCCCAGCGGGCCCGCGTGGAGGAGCAGCTGCAGAGCGAGCGGGAGCAGGGGCAATGCCAGCTCAGGGCCCAGCAG GAGCTGCTGCAGAGCCTGCAGAGGGAGAAGCAAGGCCTGGAGCAGGCGACGACAGACCTGCGGCTAACCATCCTGGAGCTAGAACGGGAGCTGGTGGAGCTGAAGGAGCGGGAGCGGCTGCTGGTGGCCTTCCCAGACCTGCACAGGCCCACCGAGACCCAGATCCATG GTCCTGTCCCATTGGGCACAGGAGGCACATCCAGCAGTGTGGAATCCCAGATAACATGTCCCACAGACTCTGGCAACGTCACAGATCACATGGAGAGGCAAGTGCAGGCCAACGACATCCGCATCCGGGTCCTACAGGAGGAGAATGGGCGGCTCCAATCAATGCTGTCCAAAATCCGGGAAGTGGCCCAGCAGGGTGGCCTCAAG ctgatCCCGCAGGACCGGCTCTGGTCCCCTTCCAGCAACGGAACCCAGGGAACAACACTGCCAGTCCAGGCCCAGAGCACATCCCCAGG GCCTCTGGGCAGACAGCACCTTCCTAGCAGCAGGACAGACAGGACCCTGCTGGGCCAGCCCTCCACATCCCCACCTCGGCGGCCCTGCGTATCCCCACCTCAGCAGCCCTGCGCATCCCCACCTCGGCAGCCCTGCAGCCAGCCCAGCAAGTCCTTGCTGGAGGGTGTGACCCACTTGGACACCTGTACCCAGAACCCCATCAAGGCCTTGGTCAGGCTGAGGAAGAGACTGTCACCTGGCCGGAGACAGGCCAGCTCTGCACACCAGCCCCAGGAGCGGCCCATGTAG
- the CCDC157 gene encoding coiled-coil domain-containing protein 157 isoform X3 — MAHLLGSQACMDSLRTDLTDLQGAIVDIFSRAGPVHFPSWKFPDRMACDLDMVALLEHYDHVPGDPEFTQLSHAVLLELVIDRLLLLLQSCMSYLEKLGSEQMMPPAQAGGPCMSVGLTVRRFWDSLLRLGMLHQQPLPQKGANQRETPTSKPTTKGEPARSPECLTAKFIKPSSPVLGLPQTCQEPESIPVRASLQFPATTSKNTKSVHSQTIETALVPCDACASVQGSLRMVGKAVISLCRSQNLPSSLGQFQQLVQDSMGLRPLPAATVGRWAAEQRKDLTCLSEHVEALRAQLEEAEGQKDGLRKQAGKLEQALKQEQGARRRQVEENEQCLSEWECDKQQLLTETSDLKTKMATLERELKQQQESTQAVEAKAQQLQEEGERRAAAERQVQQLEEQVQQLEAQVQLLVGRLEGAGQQICWASTELDKEKARVDSMVRHQESLQAKQRALLKQLDSLDQEREELRGSLDEAEAQRARVEEQLQSEREQGQCQLRAQQELLQSLQREKQGLEQATTDLRLTILELERELVELKERERLLVAFPDLHRPTETQIHDSGNVTDHMERQVQANDIRIRVLQEENGRLQSMLSKIREVAQQGGLKLIPQDRLWSPSSNGTQGTTLPVQAQSTSPGPLGRQHLPSSRTDRTLLGQPSTSPPRRPCVSPPQQPCASPPRQPCSQPSKSLLEGVTHLDTCTQNPIKALVRLRKRLSPGRRQASSAHQPQERPM; from the exons ATGGCGCACCTGCTGGGCAGCCAGGCCTGCATGGACAGCCTGCGCACAGACCTCACCGACCTGCAGGGTGCCATCGTAGACATCTTCTCCCGCGCCGGGCCTGTGCACTTCCCCTCCTGGAAGTTCCCTGACCGCATGGCCTGTGACCTCGACATGGTGGCCCTGCTGGAGCACTATGACCATGTTCCGGGTGACCCCGAGTTCACGCAGCTGTCCCATGCTGTGCTGCTGGAGCTGGTCATTGACAG gctcctgctgctgcttcaAAGCTGCATGAGCTACTTGGAGAAACTTGGCTCAGAGCAGATGATGCCCCCTGCACAGGCTGGGGGGCCCTGCATGTCCGTGGGGCTCACGGTGCGGCGCTTCTGGGACAGcctgctgaggctgggcatgctCCACCAGCAGCCACTCCCCCAG AAAGGGGCAAACCAAAGGGAGACTCCCACCTCCAAGCCCACCACCAAGGGCGAGCCAGCCAGGAGCCCTGAATGTCTGACTGCCAAGTTCATCAAGCCCTCCTCCCCAGTGCTAGGCTTGCCCCAGACCTGCCAAGAGCCAGAGAGCATCCCTGTCAGAGCCTCCCTGCAGTTCCCAGCCACGACCTCCAAGAACACCAAGAGTGTCCACTCCCAGACCATTGAGACGGCCCTGGTGCCCTGTGACGCATGCGCCAGCGTCCAGGGAAGCCTGCGGATGGTGGGCAAGGCGGTCATCAGCCTGTGTCGGAGCCAGAACCTGCCCTCGTCCTTAGGCCAGTTCCAGCAACTGGTGCAGGACAGCATGGGGCTCAGGCCACTGCCGGCTGCCACTGTGGGCCGCTGGGCAGCAGAACAGAGGAAAGACCTGACATGCCTCAGTGAGCATGTGGAGGCCCTCAGGGCCCAGCTGGAGGAGGCCGAGGGGCAGAAGGATGGCCTGAGGAAGCAGGCGGGCAAGCTGGAGCAGGCGCTGAAACAGGAGCAGGGGGCACGGCGGCGACAGGTGGAGGAGAATGAGCAGTGCCTGTCTGAGTGGGAGTGCGACAAACAGCAGCTGCTCACAG AAACAAGTGACCTAAAGACAAAGATGGCCACCCTGGAGAGGGAACTGAAACAGCAGCAGGAGTCCACGCAGGCTGTGG AGGCAAAGGCCCAGCAGCTGCAGGAGGAAGGCGAGCGCAGGGCGGCAGCGGAGAGACAGGTGCAGCAGCTGGAGGAGCAGGTGCAGCAGTTGGAGGCGCAGGTGCAGCTGTTGGTGGGTCGGCTGGAGGGCGCTGGCCAGCAGATCTGCTGGGCCAGCACGGAGCTGGATAAGGAGAAGGCCCGTGTCGACAGCATGGTCCGCCACCAGGAG TCTCTGCAGGCCAAGCAGCGAGCCCTGCTAAAGCAGCTGGACAGCCTGGACCAGGAACGTGAGGAGCTGCGGGGCAGCCTGGATGAGGCTGAGGCCCAGCGGGCCCGCGTGGAGGAGCAGCTGCAGAGCGAGCGGGAGCAGGGGCAATGCCAGCTCAGGGCCCAGCAG GAGCTGCTGCAGAGCCTGCAGAGGGAGAAGCAAGGCCTGGAGCAGGCGACGACAGACCTGCGGCTAACCATCCTGGAGCTAGAACGGGAGCTGGTGGAGCTGAAGGAGCGGGAGCGGCTGCTGGTGGCCTTCCCAGACCTGCACAGGCCCACCGAGACCCAGATCCATG ACTCTGGCAACGTCACAGATCACATGGAGAGGCAAGTGCAGGCCAACGACATCCGCATCCGGGTCCTACAGGAGGAGAATGGGCGGCTCCAATCAATGCTGTCCAAAATCCGGGAAGTGGCCCAGCAGGGTGGCCTCAAG ctgatCCCGCAGGACCGGCTCTGGTCCCCTTCCAGCAACGGAACCCAGGGAACAACACTGCCAGTCCAGGCCCAGAGCACATCCCCAGG GCCTCTGGGCAGACAGCACCTTCCTAGCAGCAGGACAGACAGGACCCTGCTGGGCCAGCCCTCCACATCCCCACCTCGGCGGCCCTGCGTATCCCCACCTCAGCAGCCCTGCGCATCCCCACCTCGGCAGCCCTGCAGCCAGCCCAGCAAGTCCTTGCTGGAGGGTGTGACCCACTTGGACACCTGTACCCAGAACCCCATCAAGGCCTTGGTCAGGCTGAGGAAGAGACTGTCACCTGGCCGGAGACAGGCCAGCTCTGCACACCAGCCCCAGGAGCGGCCCATGTAG